The Plodia interpunctella isolate USDA-ARS_2022_Savannah chromosome 22, ilPloInte3.2, whole genome shotgun sequence genome includes the window CTTTGTTATTTTCCTTGGATGGCAATGTAGTATTTTGTAGTAGGTAATGTCAggatcttcacaaacttttttGCAGTCATATTGTTACATAGATAATGTAGAGGGAGGGACCATAGATTATAtagaatctaaaaataaagcttGCCACTAACTACATGCTTgcttatacatataaagttGGTATTTTACGCCcaattcctcatggctgagcgtcgtggtcattacgtggaatgaaacacacacaacaactttcttggcattattaatggagtggtttggttgtgtaggtttcctcacgatgttttccttcaccggaagcaagtggtggtcgatgaaaactactatacatgaattatattggtatacaaactcatgtggcacgagtaggattcgaacttgggacctttcgatcgacaggcgggcgtcttaaccattacaccacgaCGCTTCGAAATAATTTGCCTGCTAAgatataaaagattttcattatgtgcctaaaataatattggtaggGCTGtgttggtttatttattctaccattttataacattttgtatatcTGTCAACTTCATCAAGtcgtaaaatttacaattacacCGAATAAAAAGCTAATTCTACAGAATATATAGGACAACATCGTCAAAattgtgatatttatattttatgtgcaCCGTATTTCCCGTGAGGGGCGGGATCATCCGGAGTAATGGCGTACCATTGAGTTATATTGAATGGAGTTGACAATACTGTACACAAATTGTTTCCATGACTGCGTTTCCCAGTTTTTCAGTCCATAAATATTACTGGAATTCAACTTAATGGTCCGGAAGGCATAATATTGCGGATACCgcgcttataaataaatataaatataaatatatacggacaaatctcacagattgagctagccccaaagtaagttcgagacttgtgttatgggatactaactcaacgatattaatattttatacgatattttataacaaatacatatatagataaacatccaagacccgagccaatcagaaaaagatcattttccatcatgaccctacCGAagttgaacccgggacctctcggttcagaggcaagcactttaccactgcgccatcgaggtcgtcaaaatatagtGAAGAAATTTGATTAACTAGTCTACTGGCGTATTTTACATTAGAATGGATGTTAGCTTAAGGTATGTTAAGTCAAAATGGAGTGAAGGAATAAGGTGAGgatttgaaaatatgaaaacgaATTAGAATTCAGTAATTTAATGTGGGTTTGATGAATACTTATTGAAAGCACAAGCCaccttttatttacattaaaacagCCTGTGCCGGGGCACGGCCTTTCTTGTGAATGGATAAGGCCATGATCCACCTCCCAGGCCTATCTAGAGTAATTATGGTATCACAAaacttaaaagttttagagAGATTTAAGATAACTTGTTTGGTAAAGGAAGTCCGGCCACGTGGCCAGAGCGCACTTTTCGCgtaaattgtatttgtgttgtttcatttgtaattttgttctaATTGCACCCAGTCTTCCATATTGGTAAGCATATGTGTCTATCAATTCTCTAAATTAGATCCAAAATGCGTGGCATTTCAATATATATCCAAATAACTAATAAGAATGCTttgtttattcaatgtacctcacaaatttattaacaggatacaaaaaaattacccaCTAGTACCGTTAAGTTGTCCCACAATGGGACAAGTGCAAGACGATTTCCTCCCAGTAATCCCATGGGACAAGTGACATTCATagtgtatttaaatatgaattttctgTCTCTGCAATGGACATGTCCATTTGTCGATTCTTGCGATTTACATCTATGTAGAGATACGGATGCAGGGTCACGCTGGGTTTACGTGTTTGAATAATTATCAATTTGAGGACAGTTATATCTGgctatttgttatagaattcAACTCCTTCCTAGCATTAGAGTAGATATTGTCTTCTCATTATGTGAATGAATCATAATATTCGAAATAAGGGCTGTTCAGGCAAagcagaatatttttatagttataatattatttattttcatagccGGCTTTATTATCGCGAAAcagtttgaataatttttaagtgtATGGTCCTAAAACTAATAAGGACTTGTAAAATGgaggtacttaaataaaaattgtagttttcttttaatcGGACTGTACGTTTATATGTCATTGTATTTGGTAATGTCACTGTACACACAAGTTTATGATCACGGAActcataaatcataattatcatTGTCTCGAAATGTCGACGAGTGGGTGGGCGAACGGCGAATCTGTGGGagaattaattcaattaatatccatacatacatataataatataaataactgttTATTTCTCCCCTCAAACAAGGATTCTTAATATtgaattaacaatttttaagtttttggtTGCTCGCGCTAGGTGTGCGCTTGTCGTCGtcagaaaatattaagtatttgtttgtccgtctttcacgtcaaaatggaacaacggattgaggtgatttttgatgTGGTTGGATAGCTGTAGAGTctcataggctactttttgccgcGTATGGAGCCGCGGACAACACCtagtccatactaatattataaagagaaaagatttgtatttttgtaataatttgtgttaattttgtataaactcaaaaaaatactgggccgattttgatgaaatttggcacagacaGAAGAAACCTTCAGAAATGACATAAGGAATGGACATTTTTTAGTATGGTTTTACCAGTTTAGTTActtataatcaaaaataaacttcctTACGAAAAGACGATCTCTGTGGCCTAATggccgggacctccagtgccagtccggcatgatgactgccggtcccaggttcgaatcctggttaggtcaagatggaaaattttatttttcagattgacctatGGGTCTTGGGTATCTATGTATTGTTGAGTtaatattccataacacaagtctcgaacttactttgggaccaactcaatttgtgtgtaggtacataaataaatctatactattattataaagaggtaagcgtttatgagctcaaacatacaaactcacaaagtaaCCAGctttgtgtgtttgaggcTACCCAATGAGATTACccaatctccaaaactaccgaaccgatttcaaaaattctttcaccattagaaatatacattatccaagattgctataggctatattttatctcaaaattcccacgggagcgaagccccgggcaacatctagtatatatatacatatattggaGGAGCTCAATGTCAcagtggttagcgcgctcggcctGTGGTTAATGGCGCTGACCGCGGGCTTGGCGGCGTCATAGCtccgaacgcaaccgggaacatgcggatgagagagagagagagagagagagatacagAGAGAGACTTACGCAGTTTTCTGCCAGTCGACAAAGGGTCAATACGATCGCTTCCTATTCAGTTTGGTCTTTCTTTTCCGCTTTGTGCTACTTGTGCTCTGCTGGGGTTGCATTACCTgtgaataatttcattaattcgtAACAGCTATAATTACAGTAATTTCATTAGTAATCAACAACGTGTTGGTAACTAAACAAAGACGTATTTGCTTAAGGAGCTAGCACGcatataatctatactattattataaagaggtaagcgtttgtgattttgtgagtttgtatgtttgaggcgggtaatctgcGAAACAACCGAACCgatatcaaaaattctttcaccattagaaaggtacattatccaagattgctataggctatattttatatcaaaattcataCGAGAGCGAAGCTCCCGGCAGTAAAGTagtgaaatcggttcggtagttttggagattacccgcttcaaacatacaaactcacaaagtcacaaacgcttacctctttataataatagtatagataatagaTATGTGTGTAAAATCTCTCACatgacaaaattattgaaCTAAAACAAATCCCTAAAAACCCTTATCGTCCTCAACTTATCCACGCCATAATACACccaatagatattaaaaacaatccacaaaataaattcaaccGCCGACAGCGTTTATTAATTCCACAATATCTAAAGATGCCCGCCCCGGGACTAGGGTCCGGGCCCTCATACGTCAGGTGCGAGCGACTCCGGGGGGAGATTTTGCAGGAGATATATTAAGTATTAGGAGGTCTAAACTACGTCGCAGAGCATTGTAAAGTCTGACAATGATGCGGGAAAGATCTCGAACGGACTGGCAATTTTTAAATGACTCACACAAACGCCACTCGCTTAGCGTGTTCTCCGTTGCATTCTGTGCAGTGACGCTATGAAGTTCAGGGTCAGCGTTATAAGGGTAATCTTAGAATTTTGAATCCCTGGTCGTATTCTAGGGCCGGATCACATAActacttcatagtcgtattcctcatggccgaGGGCCGCGGTCATTGCGTGGAATGatacacacataacaactttcttggcattattaatggagtggtttgccattgcctttcATTTCCCATACaattcctcacgatatttttcttcaccggaagcagtggtagtcgatgaaaactactatacatgagtcagattggtatataaactcatgtggcacgagtaggattcgaacctgggacctttagGTTAacaggcgagcgtcttaaccattacaccaccacacaCCACATAACTACTTAAACTTCTTAGGTACcgaggggttagtgcgggtttgcatttcacttctcaccatcgaatcgattcgaagtgaggcgcagcgaaccaatcacattgcagtgtggttgtcgttgcgtcacaatggcgcaatgtgattggtggttcactgcgtctcacttcgaatcgattcgatagtgaaaaGTGAAATTAGCCCACCGTATctggaaaatattttcgaacGAAACTATATATTCTGTTCATAGCTCCGTGTTCTCTAATAGTCCCCAGAGGAACCATTACGGGAGGCGATTTCGAAATTCTTCTCGTGTCGGATAGCTCTGACCATATTGGTGTATTTGATGGAGGTGAAGTGGTGTCCAATGTCCATTGCTGCGTATATGTGAACTAGTCCCTTGACATCGCCTTTTCAGTCCCTATTTGTGGATTTTCGTGGCTATTAAAAAggattacattatttaagattttataaggaaatattgttttgtctttgtataaattcttaaatatatttcggaTACTACGATATTCAAATCACCATTCGAGTATCGTAGTGGccgaattatatttatgattttataatatatggtGCAAATATCTGGTCTTTTACCGAAGCTCAAAAGCCCAGACTTAGAGTGTGCCAACGAACAATGGAACGCAGCCGATATTGGGTGTCCGTCTGATAGACAAAGTCCAGAACAGCGAGCTGCGCTCTCTGACAAAAATTCTGATGCCAATACCACCTCTGGCTGAAATGGAACTGGGcgccccccattatagtcaattgggggttgatttttgagataaaatctAACCTATGATTGAACGGGagcctttaactatatgcataccaaatttcatcaaaaccggtccagcggtttagccgtgaaagcggaacagacagacaggcagacttttgcatttatataattagtatggattacaATGGCAAAAATATGTAGATCGTTAATAATCAGTCTTCTTCTCTTTAGAGagactgtaacaataaattaataagaccATCCGTTTTCCATCTGTCTTCTATCTGCCGCCATTGTAAACAAATTGGACTCAATACATAGCAAATAAACGACGCTGTCGCGAACTAGCCATTTTCCCTAAGGCGTTGTAGGATCTAGGTGTTAGTGACGAACACGAGAATTTAGTGCTTTCCACGTATTTacggttgtaaaattttatttttcgctttCCCAACGTACTTATCTGAGGTCATAGTGCGGTTTGCAATTCACTTTTCACTATGAAATCTTTTCGCAGTGAAACTCAgtcaaccaatcacagtgtgacgttgtgacgcgacgacaaacATATCGCAATATCATTGGCTATTGTGGTGGAGATAtacattaaactaaaaatctaGATACATTCAGTATTCCGAAACCCAACGACTATTTGTTGGGTTGTTACAATACATACTGTAATAGGATacgtattaaatatatacttataatatataaataaataaaatacaacactCATTGcagcaataataaaaagtacagaaaaaatatatatacaaataacaataaaattaaaaggcaCAAAGGCGGTCCTCGATTGCAGTTTTTGCGATTCACTTTTTCTATCGAACATTTTCGCAAGATTCTATAGAAAACGTGAATCGCAAAAGTGCACTAAGGTTTCAAGTCTTAGCTAGCCAGTGGGGCTATTAAATGGGACTACGACAAGACTGTGAAGGTGATGTGATAATTAGATATTTACGATGTTATTGAACTTCAGCAAAATTGTGACGTGAATGTGGAATCGAATTAAGATGTTATTGCTACGAATTTATATGCAATTAATAAGTAGGATTTTTAACACTTCTGAcacagaatatttaaaaatataaccaatttattattaaacacttattattcaatttacattCTTTTTGTATAGATACAGGCACATCTTTTCCACACTATCAGAAATTACTTCAGTTGTCCAAGTGAATATGAGACTGTGCTATACCACACGTACACGGTACTTCTTCAGTTGTCCAAGTGAATATGAGACTGTGCTATACCACACGTACACGGTACTTCTTCAGTTGTCCAAGTGAATATGAGACTGTGCTATACCACACGTACACGGTACTTCTTCAGTTGTCCAAGTGAATATGAGACTGTGCTATACCACACGTACACGGTACTTCTTCAGTTGTCCAAGTGAATATGAGACTGTGCTATACCACACGTACACGGTACTTCTTCAGTTGTCCAAGTGAATATGAGACTGTGCTATACCACACGTACACGGTACTTCTTCAGTTGTCCAAGTGAATATGAGACTGTGCTATACCACACGTACACGGTACTTCTTCAGTTGTCCAAGTGAATATGAGACTGTGCTATACCACACGTACACGGTACTTCTTCAGTTGTCCAAGTGAATATGAGACTGTGCTATACCACACGTACACGGTACTTCTTCAGTTGTCCAAGTGAATATGAGACTGTGCTATACCACACGTACACGGTACTTCTTCAGTTGTCCAAGTGAATATGAGACCACACGTACACGGTACAggaaaaagagacagacaAGTGGACGTAGTAACGCCTTACGTGTTTTGTGGTAGATCTCCTGATGATCAGTCGAGTGCACAGATTGGCCGCGTGATGTGGTTCCCTCTTTTCCTAGCACTACCAACCGCTCTAAGAgttgtttataacaaatatggCTGAAGTACCAGCcgttttcgtatttataatataacttttaagcTTTTGCCCGCCGTTTCGCCCGCGGAAATTTCCCACGCGAACGGTTATTTTTCCTAGATGGAAAGGTACGCTATATCCTTCTCTGTACTCTATGCAACACTTCGAGAATTTTGGTTGTGTAgacagagcgtgaagaggtaacaaacaaacttactttcgcatttgtaatattagttaggataaacATACACTAACATTTTTCCTGACTAGAATTGCGACGCCTCCACCTCGGCCCGACCTTGACCCGGGCACCAGGGGCACGCGGCCCACGAGACACTTGTCTTTGGACAGGTGTACCTTCGGGTAGTCCACTTCATCCTCATCTTCCGATGCTGGGGAAaacatatcaaataaaaatagttcgtgccgttaatataatttatgtagtttattataagtttatatatatataagtttatatatataagtttatatatataagtttatatatataaaggcaATGCAAAGTTACGCCGGGTATTCAGCTTAGGTAGTAAACTTaggcacattttcacgtcgaattttatattatactacaagttgcccggggcttcgctcccgtgggaattttgagataaaatatagcctaatctaagattgctataggctataatggtgaaagaatttttaaaatagcttTGGTTGAtggagattactcgcctcaaacatacaaacttacaaactgTAAGCgtttatctttttaataataataatagtataaatagtaatttctcaaaaagctacaaactactggcatttagGAACGACCACAGCTGAGaataaatgccgaaagaaaccctatcatgccagaagggcttaccattattgtttcttacgtATTTTTTTGATTCGTGAGGAATAAAGTGATGTAAACGAGAGAACATTTTACTTACAACACTCGCGTTCTTTGTATGTATAGTTGTTATAGTTGTTGTTTTTCAGAATCCCCGGCAGCTTGTATCGCACGCGATGGCTGCTCACTGTGCGTAGACCAGAATAATCCGGTTCAGACTTGCTGTGCTTGTGTTTTTTCTTCACGTTGTTTGCTGAGTACTTCAGTATGCTGGGAAGAGGTGGTCAATGATCATGGGACACTTCTACAACACCGCTCAAACACAGATAGTTAATGTATATGAAAAATTGAGCTTTAAATCGTTCGctgtaaacatattttgcaTTGACAGCGAATTAGCAGACTGTTCGTTGTCAGCTCTCGTTTTGTCAATGTGAATGCTTCGCGTGAATTTTCCGCGGGATAAAAGGTATGCTATGCCCTATgcccttctccatacttcatactacatgtatgaaaaatttcaaaaagattggtcgagtagacagagcgtgaagagataacaaacttactttcgcatttataatattaagttaggATATAAGAaagtaaatcaaatcaaatcaaatcaaatcaaatcatttatttgtcagaataCAGAATTACAATCAGGTGGTCATGATATAGGTAGAACATGCATTCTGCCTTATTATAGgcgtacaaatatttaactgtcaattaataaaattgtcaataatactaaaaaattaataatataataacgataaaaataagtaacaaacataatacaTACGAGAatcttttcttcttcttctttttcgcACATTCCACCGAGCTGGACGTGTCCTCAGTTTCCTCGGAATCAGTGTACAGGTTGTATTGCAGCTTCCCCATTCTACTGAAATGCACTTTTTTGGAATTTATTTTGCTGTgtgataaaaatctattttattttttgcaagtATACAGTTACATTTTTCCTTGTGCTCGTTGCAtggtatttgtttgtttgtttggttgttttgtttggttattatattaatgtttgtGTTCTCATGATTTTCAATGTGGTGTCATTTGAAATCGAGtttatttgacattttgtttttcttcgttttcctgaaaaaaatatcatagagTCTCCGACAAGCTGATAAACATGCTCTATGGCTTCTATCTCAGTGACATAGTTGTAGTTGGTACTTCACTCGTCATGTGTTTcctggaggtcctgggttcgattcaaAACGTGGGCAAAACTTGTAAAACCTTATAACAACAATTCatcaataaaaagtaatgtgTAGAACTGTAAATAACTGATCGGCCACGCGTTTGTGTCATATTTCCCTTAGGCTTAATCCTGATAATGcatatttatatcttaatACGTGACGAATTTCTATCTTTgataaaatgacaatttttaatcccattagattattttacatcaaaaatGTCTCTAAAACGTCttcgtcaaaaaattatatatctttattctCACATATTATAGAACAAAGTCCTATGCCGCATCTGTCTGATTGTGATAAACtccaaaactactgcacggatttttacacacagcgccatctgtgtttggttttttatatttggcgCCAGCTATTATGGAaatacaggtttttcgcaaatcccactAGAACAATAGTGTTTTCCGGGTATTCAACCAGGAAAAAGTTGGGATCATAGTACACTAGTACCACATCTCACTCGGAAAGattacatttattgaaaaaccTTAAAGCTTTTCCTTTGTCCCTTttcaatgcaataaaaaacactagatggcgctgtgtgtattttaaatgcgctgtggatattttaattactgataaaaaattatacataaatttatatttaaaaaatggtaagcccttctggcataatagggaccaacactgtttgaatgagtttctttcggcatttcttctcagcagtggtcggtccgaaatgctagtagtttgtagctttggtaaacatcatttaatttagattatgacgtgaaaaagtgcctgtgaaggcctaatttctgaataaatgatttgatgattttgattaattcAACTATTCAAATCCCATTTTATtacgaagaaaaaactgtttgTTCCTGATGGAATAAGCAGGCGAAGCCTTTGGTAAACAGCTAGCTGTTTATATGAAGCCAGCAATCTGGTGGAAGGGCCTGTAAGTAAGGATTATTAATTAGCTGATAATGTTCCACTTTGTCTATATTTGGCGAGGGGAATCGATACGAAACTCAgcttatcaaaaataatcatGTTTGCCATTtgcagtagtataaaaatattggattACTGATAAGTTTCTTTACTCGTACAACATGAATTCTTTAACAGTCTGTGTGTTTGTGTTCATTGCATTAATAAGTggtaagtttttataattttaatttttataattctttttttgattttgtttttgttcatGGACGagagaggcacaggacagaggagGGTGGCGTACGCGAAGAGAGGCCTGTCCTCAGCTGTGGGCACAAAGAAGCTggaatgatgatgatgatcatgaagtttttataaattaaactatttataaatgccaaagtaagtttgtttgtaaccaTTTAACGCTACCTATTCAACCACAGTCTTCTTGcttattttgcatacatgtagtttgaaggaagaaggacatagggtacctatGGTCTGTGGGTACCTATCAttacggaaaaataactgttcccgtgggaaaacgCGGGCAAAACTAATAAgaaattcttcttcatagtcgtattcctcatggctgagggtcgtgattaTTACGtataatgaaacacacacaacaactttcttggcattattaatggagtggtttgccttctccatttcacacacgagttaataagaatcaaccagtgtgcaggtttcctcacgatgttttccttcaccggaagagAGTAAGATCTAGATATAAGGAAAagtcaatataaaaatcacacagattgaattagCTCGCCAAAGTTCGATACTTgtgttacaaaatactaaCAAAACTAACGTTGAGTAacattctataacatatacgtaTTGTGTAGATAATCAaacaagacccaggtcaatctggggatcgaacccgggatctccaGTGTAGCCGTAGTCCGACATGATGATAACATAACATGCCACGGAGGtcttttatttacatcatgacccgaccggggatcgaacccgggacctctctgtTCAGAGGCATAAGCACTTCACCACTGTTagaaactattattaaatatatatatatatttaaatatatatggtggaaaatgatatttttctgattggcccggatcttggatgtttatctatatatgtatttgttataaaatatagtatcgttgagttagtatcccataatacaagtctcgaacttactttggggctagctcaatttgtgtgtgatttgtcctaatttatttatttaataggtactatcaatataaaactaacttgaaaagaaagataattactt containing:
- the LOC128679698 gene encoding uncharacterized protein LOC128679698 isoform X1, with translation MGKLQYNLYTDSEETEDTSSSVECAKKKKKKRFSILKYSANNVKKKHKHSKSEPDYSGLRTVSSHRVRYKLPGILKNNNYNNYTYKERECSSEDEDEVDYPKVHLSKDKCLVGRVPLVPGSRSGRGGGVAILVRKNVSVMQPQQSTSSTKRKRKTKLNRKRSY
- the LOC128679698 gene encoding uncharacterized protein LOC128679698 isoform X2, translating into MGKLQYNLYTDSEETEDTSSSVECAKKKKKKRFSILKYSANNVKKKHKHSKSEPDYSGLRTVSSHRVRYKLPGILKNNNYNNYTYKERECSSEDEDEVDYPKVHLSKDKCLVGRVPLVPGSRSGRGGGVAILVRKNVMQPQQSTSSTKRKRKTKLNRKRSY